In a genomic window of Nocardiopsis mwathae:
- a CDS encoding alpha/beta hydrolase produces MSTFVLIHGGGDGGWGWHLVEAELRDRGHDVIAPDLPADDDSLTLTDYADAVVESVGEEQNLIVVGHSFGGFTAPLVADRLHVDQLVLLAGMIPSPGEPPGEWWDNTGYRKAVDEQAETDGGLTGNADPYISFLHDVPRELAEEAVSRERVHPSAAAMAAPWPLDAWPDVPTRFVLCSEDRFFPPAFFRRLVPERLGIVPDEITGGHCVALSRPAAVADLLEGYAAAARNAP; encoded by the coding sequence ATGAGCACTTTCGTGTTGATCCACGGTGGGGGAGACGGCGGGTGGGGCTGGCACCTGGTGGAGGCCGAGCTACGCGATCGGGGACACGACGTGATAGCGCCCGACCTGCCGGCCGATGACGACTCGTTGACCCTGACCGACTACGCCGACGCCGTCGTTGAATCCGTCGGCGAAGAGCAGAACCTGATCGTCGTGGGCCACTCGTTCGGCGGATTCACCGCGCCGCTGGTCGCCGATCGACTCCACGTCGACCAGCTGGTCCTGTTGGCGGGGATGATCCCATCGCCGGGTGAGCCACCTGGCGAGTGGTGGGACAACACCGGTTACCGCAAAGCGGTCGACGAGCAGGCCGAAACCGATGGCGGCTTGACAGGAAACGCGGACCCGTACATCAGTTTCCTTCACGACGTACCGCGCGAGCTGGCCGAGGAGGCCGTGAGCAGGGAGCGGGTGCACCCGTCGGCGGCTGCGATGGCCGCGCCGTGGCCGTTGGATGCGTGGCCGGACGTGCCGACGAGGTTCGTGCTCTGCAGCGAGGATCGCTTCTTCCCGCCCGCGTTCTTCCGCCGTCTGGTGCCGGAGCGGCTCGGGATCGTCCCCGACGAGATCACCGGCGGCCACTGTGTCGCTCTGAGCCGACCCGCTGCTGTGGCGGACCTGCTGGAGGGCTACGCCGCGGCCGCGAGGAACGCGCCGTGA
- a CDS encoding helix-turn-helix domain-containing protein, with product MGRPQGAGILVHNGGAIGDRLRGIRRSRGLTQERLAELAGLSPGVVKKIERGGNARLETYHALARAMEVKTSALFDSTGPRRNTNADADKLDLLALRQAISPPVTITGRLGLDTVDEEPDLDRLRTSAESVAVAYHRDKYPAMGELLPELVRSTHAAVDHFATGTERTTALTVRSEVLQMAGRYLTQVRAYDLAHMALRDAVRDAVTVGDRLNAASAIIGQAWILLRQGRLDEAEQLASETADQVEPRMSRASREELAAWGWLLLRASAAAARNNRPDEARELVRLAQTAGSAVGTEVTDHLRGWGTFGPLTVRLKAIENQMIADRPTKVLAMADRLPDGVGRSTSDNWNRHRLDVARAHAMLRHGDEATRVLVDLRSAAPEWLRHQRQAAATFRDVLKTRKRTLTRDQRELAGFLAVEE from the coding sequence ATGGGCAGACCGCAAGGGGCAGGGATTCTTGTGCACAATGGCGGCGCGATCGGGGACCGGCTCCGGGGCATCCGGCGTAGCCGGGGACTGACTCAGGAGCGTCTTGCCGAACTGGCCGGGCTCAGCCCCGGCGTGGTCAAGAAGATCGAGCGCGGCGGGAACGCCCGGCTGGAGACCTACCACGCCCTTGCCCGGGCGATGGAGGTCAAGACGTCGGCCCTGTTCGACTCGACCGGTCCCCGGCGGAACACGAATGCCGACGCCGACAAGCTCGACCTGCTGGCCTTGCGACAGGCCATCTCGCCGCCGGTGACCATCACCGGGCGGTTGGGTCTGGACACCGTCGACGAGGAACCCGACCTCGACCGGCTCCGCACCTCGGCCGAATCGGTTGCTGTCGCCTACCACCGGGACAAGTACCCGGCCATGGGCGAGCTGCTGCCCGAACTCGTCCGCTCGACCCATGCCGCCGTCGACCATTTCGCGACGGGGACCGAGCGGACGACGGCGCTCACCGTTCGGTCCGAAGTCCTCCAGATGGCCGGGCGCTACCTCACCCAGGTGCGCGCTTACGACCTCGCCCATATGGCGTTACGGGACGCCGTCCGCGACGCGGTGACCGTAGGCGACCGGCTCAACGCGGCGTCGGCGATCATCGGCCAGGCATGGATCCTGCTTCGCCAGGGGCGTCTTGACGAGGCCGAACAGCTCGCCAGTGAAACGGCCGACCAGGTCGAACCGCGCATGTCGCGCGCGTCGCGTGAGGAACTGGCCGCGTGGGGCTGGTTGCTGCTCCGGGCGTCGGCGGCAGCCGCGCGCAACAACCGCCCCGACGAGGCAAGGGAACTCGTTCGACTGGCACAGACAGCCGGTAGCGCGGTCGGCACCGAAGTCACCGACCACCTTCGCGGCTGGGGCACCTTCGGCCCGCTCACCGTGCGCTTGAAGGCGATCGAGAACCAGATGATCGCCGACCGGCCGACCAAGGTCCTGGCCATGGCCGACCGCCTTCCTGACGGCGTCGGCCGCTCCACATCCGACAACTGGAATCGGCACCGGCTCGACGTCGCCCGCGCACACGCGATGCTCCGCCACGGAGACGAGGCGACACGCGTCCTGGTCGACCTGAGGTCGGCGGCGCCCGAGTGGCTCAGGCACCAACGGCAAGCCGCAGCAACGTTCCGGGACGTGTTGAAGACCAGGAAGCGCACGTTGACCCGGGATCAGCGAGAACTGGCCGGATTCCTGGCCGTCGAAGAATAG
- a CDS encoding ATP-binding cassette domain-containing protein yields the protein MNTVAALRTFRGLLPALRPEWRGMLHSYLVGTASALALAALTVLTAWAVGHAVVDRTPPGVTWWILVLGLVLLRTVLTWREMDVSHALAYRVLARLRMALFDAYARSVPGRRREHSGRAASVAMGDIEKLEFFYAHTIAQLGASITVFLATLITAGILLPEAGAVMLAGSAIVATTALCRARTARRLGEQEQHERSALSAQVVDALGALREVLAYELAPRIIADTDAATRRATAITRRRELLSQLVTAIRELIVTAVVIGVIAVSAAAAGVLADGAEARLSPQLLPALVALAVAGVAATTDATTTLTQLHPLIAGADRVAAGINRPPVVTTPHAPRQLPDGPLGLRFRGVSFAYDDRRPTLTSWSTAIAPGEHVGLAGPSGAGKSTVIALAARLWDPSAGTIELVTADGAGIPVTEVDDSALRSAVALVDQDATLFHGTVRDNLLRGSEPRSDGELAAVLDHVGATGWIDLDDDLGEDGVRLSGGQQARLCLARALIRRPRVLLVDEVTASLDAGTEQAISDVIADFDGTVLIASHRPETLARCDRVIAIAPPTGRDRQPELL from the coding sequence GTGAACACCGTCGCCGCGCTCCGGACCTTCCGCGGCCTGCTGCCCGCCCTGCGCCCCGAGTGGCGCGGAATGCTCCACAGCTACCTGGTCGGCACCGCGAGCGCACTCGCGCTGGCCGCCCTCACCGTGCTCACCGCGTGGGCGGTCGGCCACGCCGTCGTCGACCGGACACCGCCCGGGGTGACCTGGTGGATCCTCGTGCTCGGGCTCGTTCTGCTGCGCACCGTCCTGACCTGGCGGGAGATGGACGTCTCCCACGCCCTGGCCTACCGCGTCCTGGCCCGGTTGCGGATGGCCCTGTTCGACGCCTACGCCCGCAGCGTCCCCGGACGCCGACGCGAGCACTCCGGGCGTGCGGCCTCCGTCGCCATGGGCGACATCGAGAAGCTCGAATTCTTCTACGCCCACACCATCGCCCAGCTCGGCGCCTCGATCACCGTGTTCCTCGCGACCCTGATCACCGCGGGCATCCTGCTGCCGGAGGCCGGGGCCGTCATGCTCGCCGGCAGCGCGATCGTCGCGACGACGGCCCTGTGCCGGGCGCGAACGGCACGACGGCTGGGCGAACAGGAGCAGCACGAGCGGTCGGCCCTGTCCGCACAGGTCGTCGACGCACTCGGTGCCCTCCGCGAAGTGCTCGCCTACGAACTCGCCCCCCGCATCATCGCCGACACCGATGCCGCGACCCGGCGCGCCACCGCGATCACGCGCCGACGGGAACTGCTGTCGCAACTGGTCACCGCCATCCGAGAACTCATCGTCACCGCCGTGGTCATCGGCGTCATCGCCGTGAGTGCCGCCGCCGCAGGGGTGCTCGCCGACGGCGCCGAAGCGCGGCTGTCCCCGCAGCTCCTGCCCGCCCTCGTGGCACTGGCCGTCGCCGGGGTCGCGGCGACCACGGACGCCACCACCACGCTCACCCAACTCCACCCCCTCATCGCCGGTGCCGACCGTGTCGCCGCCGGCATCAACCGCCCCCCGGTCGTGACCACCCCGCACGCCCCACGGCAGCTGCCCGACGGGCCGCTCGGACTCCGGTTCCGGGGCGTGTCCTTCGCCTATGACGACCGTCGGCCGACACTCACGTCCTGGTCCACCGCGATCGCACCCGGCGAGCACGTCGGACTCGCCGGTCCCTCCGGAGCGGGCAAGAGCACCGTCATCGCGCTCGCCGCCCGCCTCTGGGACCCCTCGGCCGGAACCATCGAACTCGTCACCGCGGACGGTGCGGGCATCCCCGTCACCGAAGTCGACGACTCGGCCCTGCGCAGCGCGGTCGCCCTGGTCGACCAGGACGCGACGCTGTTCCACGGGACCGTGCGCGACAACCTCCTGCGGGGCAGCGAACCGCGCTCCGACGGCGAACTGGCCGCCGTGCTCGACCACGTCGGGGCCACCGGCTGGATCGACCTCGACGACGACCTCGGTGAAGACGGCGTACGGCTCTCCGGCGGACAGCAAGCACGGCTGTGCCTCGCCCGCGCCCTCATCCGACGCCCCCGCGTACTCCTCGTCGACGAGGTGACCGCGAGCCTCGACGCGGGCACCGAACAGGCGATCTCCGACGTCATCGCCGACTTCGACGGCACCGTCCTCATCGCGTCCCACCGCCCCGAAACCCTCGCGCGCTGCGACCGCGTCATCGCCATCGCCCCACCCACCGGCCGCGATCGGCAACCCGAGCTCCTCTGA
- a CDS encoding thymidylate synthase, producing MIPASFPSFHDAYAAVLTRLTTEPDHSISSRGNAAGESLDVSFRITDPRRRLPYVEARPVNVVFNVAEVLWYLAGRRDLDMIGYYAAGMATSSADGRTLTGTAYGSKLFARDAAGRTQWECVLSLLRSDPDSKRAVLSILDADEPRDPSHPDVSCTFAAQFFLRGGHLHLTCYLRGNDAYRGMVSDVFA from the coding sequence ATGATCCCGGCATCGTTTCCCTCATTCCACGACGCCTACGCCGCCGTCCTCACCCGCCTCACTACAGAGCCCGACCACTCCATTTCAAGCCGGGGCAACGCCGCGGGCGAGTCCCTCGACGTCTCCTTCCGCATCACCGACCCGCGACGCCGTCTCCCCTACGTGGAGGCCCGGCCGGTCAACGTGGTGTTCAATGTGGCCGAGGTCCTCTGGTACCTCGCGGGCAGGCGGGATCTCGACATGATCGGCTACTACGCGGCCGGTATGGCGACGTCGTCGGCCGACGGCCGAACCCTGACCGGCACCGCGTACGGCAGCAAGTTGTTCGCTCGTGACGCCGCTGGCCGGACGCAGTGGGAATGCGTCCTCTCCCTTCTGCGCTCGGATCCCGACAGCAAGCGCGCCGTGCTCTCGATCCTGGACGCGGACGAACCACGCGACCCGTCCCACCCTGACGTGTCCTGCACCTTCGCCGCCCAGTTCTTCCTGCGCGGCGGGCATCTGCACCTCACCTGCTACCTGCGCGGCAACGATGCCTACCGGGGCATGGTCTCCGACGTCTTCGCGTGA